Proteins found in one Anopheles aquasalis chromosome 3, idAnoAquaMG_Q_19, whole genome shotgun sequence genomic segment:
- the LOC126579248 gene encoding protein encore isoform X4, whose amino-acid sequence MCDLRRNAVVHKDILFRVSVTRGASELVSMKFAGGKGKHLTRSHAMRESTSPPRTPTPRSPTDQLSGTSSNSPGGGVTTTTSNIDYSSVAAAAATTTDAIASDGDGTTLFGINGTAGVCHPVDGSSDSPVPSLVEPRHGKQHPVPNGNSSPNGKSQLDVDFPKLTPPKTSFNPNATSNGSSSLHLPPKAAKNNGSTASNVPPSKASANRADGGKVGCGDSASSTTNSVDGETNGLVAAVANSSSSSSSSQDSAGSSSSFDQPDGGGEPHLGGSNRRGMATQSVAGEQQHRDDDESRNRSTPMSSLPAASPAPSANSNYCDNEGRPNVQQHHHSNQHHQHQQREVNFAGNQHADDDDAGSVTDTTSQINIQFSHETETRYIPCDSPTEESLMRSSGGSSGAINLLGTGPAPGNNASGTPSTPSAGNSASGNGGSGGGKKRSGASGKGGGNKAARLKNMSGGSSSSVDGGPVGVPSTASATPGSGGGGGAGTGNAGSGNGFSGGSRDSCEQFTDQSGVNLLQFFKETLNKNFKDRNMLMKIEKELLALAMDRSRSQMKFPPMSSYNRMLIHRVAAYFGMEHNVDATQQCVIAEVTPGTRLPEIRFKNLISDSFSEEPRKSILKRDTHSFDEYHRFAGGGGGGGGGGGGGGGGGGSGGSGLLHCPDRGMLDRKAKSFEEREEEYEKTKRRLFKNRGEHDSESDQWQWNSTDGGGGDMGPMLTDMGVGPRHQQKLQNNRLLKVQSVSIEGRSDERPCVSKSHSFGGYGGSSQNASLLRGDSITSTKSAGARLFTKQDSNASANTPWRLSPSSSGSYLTSSYKTQSIRSDSVTPSPTGYGSGDHTPEPCVTSPSATCGVMWAVTDMASVPKGSVLIDPQTFQPIVNQDGTLYHFDPSNLPPVAGGPWPGSGKLSKRKFEKQKSFSSKHNLQSSSSLESPIEGPFAGRTVDCGQQTQTTMMTPLGDNPITTITTTTPTTITEEVVNELGCYDGTSSGTGGLPLLGTTKDNVDLDESSSICDEISQTTNELGAMKLQQKHQATSPMLLASELQPVDMNEIQYGTNPSDHHGNLVHTAVNSTAPVLVDDVRGIHRNDLDPSTVSDRVSAEVPSCMTLSTTTTGESECVGDKLAVVSDLEPIESSVATAVQLLHAHEPVSSSTTLDAGAEEADEDDEGEDRSETPTDVGQEEVEEVDKKNDMVKVANVVQTVVPLASYTSSATPTGGPTGGGGGGAPGGASVGAYTVTYDGGGGGHPGTTVYGTPALSTTTYQTGPDGSIYAVPSSLVYTYPTTMDPSEMSGGYFVPVFDPQQRDATSLCSTPGASIYTASAGPAPSTVLHPIAYTPTAAAAAAAAAAAAYGGAPTLYQNPLVYSSDQFPTAQAAAAAQLSQYPISYPIGIGYPFNGAATYQNYWNQPITYYVPQAPVQSATVGGPSLIMPPPIAQTPTNGTGAAGAGIITTTNAATHGTVSHAGSSSGGPAGMGGKRNATPPNNHGGQGHAPSQPLPGPPGSNHSASVTPVPISPYATNIPVPLPDPSSATGAPMYAAFPQPLYPNMLPFASPLAAHPHSSTVAATAAVNSMLPTAAPFHHAHAAPQSSASGHHHHHPHNQHHQQQHHQQPQHQPSHPHHTQIHSHSHPAGGAGHEPSVVGQGQHYAHTNGPNTSGGGGGGGGGSNSSSSSASSSSSHGSNNGTANAQTPQSTPSTPLSLPMPLSAHHGGKGGGVPLFPTPPMVPHGSGGGGYSVTASSSSSSAAHHHYGGQLVEERKNGPNGPGGYQGKGRPPNAVSSSGGSYFNYSSTAGTGVRQMTPNGPGSGGASTYQPSNKGSYPANTGNNNVGGGGGGPTGATGGPLILGPPPPGKASGNRHPSESGGCGAPTTSKPPLIPTLPTMVATNTVPPSATGGAGMGDGKSRLNRSSKPPNLDLKRGFSTSNNSYHHVVNSRNTPSTNSNESNGSPNSITSSSVHEPGHPTGGPIPPPAAHHHHQQHPHHHHQGAHGASGNHPSTPTTHGGHHGGGGGGGHSVVPSGPHQNHHHPQHPQHHHGNISTSQQQQQPQQQQQLQHHHHHAAGGGGGGGGGGSGAATTHYYTAGPPGSGQPLATTGPHGQASYYTPGGGAHTQRGGSVGSNNGNPGTTSTVGGTNGGNSGGGNGGHGAHHTHAMTATAATVMHNTAVAAAAAAVEPYHQQLIPINAATGMSYVKIGHSYFPSLALPQSRRSPPNEIRPLAGVYPTMNMVMPASARQFTPRPQHNSGYGGNKATKTLR is encoded by the exons tttgctggtggaaaagGCAAGCATTTAACCCGTAGTCACGCCATGCGTGAGTCAACTTCCCCGCCCCGGACGCCTACACCACGATCGCCGACCGATCAGCTCAGcgggaccagcagcaacagtcccGGTGGCGGGGTTACTACAACAACGAGCAACATCGACTACAGTAGCGTcgcagctgccgctgccactacTACCGACGCCATTGctagcgatggtgatggtactACGCTGTTCGGCATCAACGGCACTGCTGGCGTCTGTCATCCCGTCGATGGGTCCAGTGATTCGCCCGTGCCCTCGCTGGTGGAACCGCGCCACGGCAAGCAGCACCCCGTGCCGAACGGCAACAGCTCGCCGAACGGTAAAAGTCAGCTAGATGTGGACTTTCCCAAGCTGACGCCACCGAAAACGTCCTTCAATCCGAACgcaaccagcaacggcagTAGCTCGCTCCATCTTCCACCCAAGGCGGCTAAGAACAACGGCAGCACGGCATCCAACGTGCCGCCGAGCAAGGCGAGTGCGAATCGTGCTGACGGCGGTAAAGTAGGCTGCGGCGATTCGGCTTCTTCGACAACGAACAGCGTCGATGGTGAAACGAACGGTCTAGTGGCAGCGGTAgcaaatagcagcagcagcagcagcagcagccaggatTCGGCCGGTTCGAGCAGCAGTTTTGATCAGCCGGACGGAGGTGGTGAACCGCACCTTGGTGGATCGAATCGCCGAGGAATGGCCACGCAAAGTGTGGCcggggaacagcagcaccgggacgACGATGAAAGTCGCAACCGTAGCACACCGATGTCGTCGCTCCCGGCCgcatcaccggcaccgtcaGCGAACAGTAATTATTGTGATAACGAGGGACGTCCgaatgtgcagcagcatcaccacagcaaccagcaccatcagcatcaacagagGGAAGTGAACTTTGCCGGCAACCAgcacgccgacgacgatgacgcagGCAGTGTGACCGATACTACCAGCCAGATCAACATACAGTTTTCGCACGAAACGGAAACCCGTTACATACCGTGCGACAGTCCTACGGAGGAGAGCCTTATGAGGAGCAGTGGCGGTAGCAGCGGAGCGATCAATCTGTTGGGCACCGGCCCAGCACCCGGCAACAACGCCAGCGGCACGCCGTCCACTCCATCGGCCGGTAACAGTGCCAGCGGAaatggtggtagcggtggtggcaaaAAGCGTAGTGGTGCCTCGGGGAAGGGAGGAGGCAACAAGGCAGCGAGGTTGAAAAACATGAGCGGCGGTTCGTCCTCCAGTGTTGACGGTGGCCCGGTTGGTGTACCTTCCACTGCCAGTGCCACTCCCGgaagtggcggtggtggtggtgcgggcaCGGGTAACGCTGGCAGTGGGAACGGGTTTTCCGGCGGTTCGCGCGATTCGTGCGAACAGTTTACCGACCAGAGTGGCGTGAATTTGCTACAGTTCTTCAAGGAAACGCTGAACAAGAACTTCAAGGACCGCAACATGCTGATGAAGATCGAGAAGGAGCTGCTGGCTCTGGCGATGGACCGGAGCCGCAGCCAGATGAAGTTTCCGCCCATGTCTTCCTACAACCGCATGCTGATCCACCGGGTGGCGGCGTACTTCGGCATGGAGCACAACGTGGACGCGACGCAGCAGTGCGTGATTGCGGAGGTGACGCCCGGGACGCGCCTACCGGAGATACGGTTCAAGAACCTGATCTCGGACAGCTTCTCGGAGGAACCGCGCAAATCGATACTGAAGCGCGATACGCACAGCTTCGACGAGTACCATCGCTTtgcgggtggcggtggtggtgggggtgggggtggaggaggaggaggaggaggagggggttccggtggcagtggaTTACTGCACTGTCCCGACCGTGGTATGCTCGACCGGAAGGCAAAGAGCTTCGAAGAGCGCGAAGAGGAGTACGAGAAGACGAAGCGACGACTGTTCAAGAACCGGGGCGAG CACGATTCCGAGTCCgaccagtggcagtggaacTCTACCGATGGCGGTGGAGGCGATATGGGACCGATGCTGACCGATATGGGTGTCGGTCCACGGCATCAGCAAAAGCTGCAGAACAATCGCTTGCTGAAAGTACAATCAGTG TCAATCGAAGGACGATCGGATGAGCGACCATGCGTTTCCAAATCGCACAGTTTCGGTGGCTACGGTGGCTCGTCGCAGAATGCCTCGCTGTTGCGCGGGGATTCGATCACGTCGACCAAAAGTGCCGGTGCCAGGCTGTTCACGAAGCAGGACTCGAACGCGAGCGCAAACACTCCGTGGAGGCTGTCACCATCGAGCAGCGG GTCCTACCTTACTTCCAGCTACAAAAcgcaatcgatccgatccgactCGGTAACACCCTCGCCGACCGGTTACGGCAGCGGCGATCACACACCGGAACCGTGCGTCACCTCACCTTCTGCCACGTGCGGTGTCATGTGGGCGGTCACCGATATGGCTAGCGTACCGAAGGGCAGCGTGCTGATCGATCCGCAAACCTTCCAACCGATCGTCAATCAGGATGG TACGTTGTATCACTTCGATCCCTCCAACCTACCGCCGGTAGCGGGTGGACCGTGGCCCGGCAGTGGCAAGCTGTCGAAGCGAAAGTTCGAAAAGCAAAAGTCCTTCAGCAGCAAGCACAATCTGCAAAGTAGCAGCTCCCTGGAGAGCCCGATAGAGGGACCGTTTGCGGGGCGAACGGTTGACTGTGGCCAGCAAACGCAAACCACCATGATGACACCGTTGGGCGATaatcccatcaccaccataacgacgacgacgccgacgaccaTCACCGAGGAGGTGGTGAACGAACTCGGGTGCTACgatggcaccagcagcggtaCAGGTGGCCTACCATTACTAGGCACTACGAAAGACAATGTGGATCTAGATG AGAGCTCTAGCATCTGTGATGAAATCTCACAAACGACCAACGAGCTTGGTGCAatgaagctgcagcagaaacATCAAGCCACTAGCCctatgctgctggccagcgaaCTGCAACCAGTGGACATGAATGAA ATTCAATACGGCACTAATCCGAGCGACCATCATGGTAATCTCGTGCATACGGCCGTGAACTCAACCGCCCCGGTGCTAGTGGACGATGTTCGTGGAATCCATCGGAATGATCTGGATCCGTCCACAGTCAGTGACCGCGTGAGCGCAGAAGTCCCTTCCTGTATGACGCTatcaacgacgacaaccggTGAAAGCGAGTGCGTTGGCGATAAACTGGCAGTTGTTTCGGATCTGGAGCCAATTGAATCATCGGTAGCAACGGCTGTTCAGCTGTTACACGCGCACGAACCCGTCAGTAGTAGCACAACGCTGGATGCGGGTGCAGAAGAAGcggacgaggatgatgagggCGAGGATCGCAGTGAAACTCCAACCGATGTTGGCCAGGAGGAGGTCGAAGAGGTGGATAAGAAGAACGACATGGTAAAGGTGGCCAACGTGGTGCAGACCGTCGTTCCACTGGCGAGCTACACGAGCTCGGCCACACCGACTGGTGgccccaccggtggtggtggtggtggtgcgcctgGTGGTGCATCCGTTGGAGCGTACACCGTCACGTacgatggtggaggtggtggacaTCCGGGCACTACCGTCTACGGTACGCCGGCTCTGTCAACGACAACATATCAGACTGGG CCGGACGGTTCTATCTATGCGGTACCGTCCTCCCTCGTCTACACATATCCAACGACGATGGATCCGAGCGAAATGTCCGGTGGATACTTCGTGCCCGTGTTCGATCCGCAGCAGCGTGATGCGACCAGCCTTTGCTCGACACCCGGTGCCTCTATCTATACCGCATCGGCCGGGCCGGCCCCCTCGACAGTATTACATCCGATCGCTTACACACCTacagcggcggccgccgctgctgcagccgctgctgctgcctacgGTGGTGCACCGACGCTCTACCAGAATCCGCTCGTCTACTCATCCGACCAGTTCCCGACGGCCCAGGCAGCCGCGGCCGCGCAGCTCTCGCAGTATCCAATCAGCTACCCGATCGGTATCGGATATCCGTTCAATG GCGCTGCTACGTACCAGAACTACTGGAACCAGCCCATTACTTACTACGTTCCTCAGGCGCCAGTACAATCGGCGACAGTTGGTGGACCATCGCTCATTATGCCACCGCCAATCGCACAAACGCCAACGAATGGCACCGGtgccgctggcgctggcatcATCACAACCACCAACGCTGCAACGCACGGTACGGTGTCACACGCCGGCTCCAGCTCGGGTGGTCCAGCGGGCATGGGAGGAAAGCGTAATGCGACACCTCCGAACAATCATGGTGGGCAAGGGCACGCACCATCGCAGCCACTGCCAGGGCCACCGGGGTCAAACCACAGTGCATCGGTTACGCCCGTGCCGATCTCTCCGTACGCCACGAATATTCCCGTACCACTGCCCGATCCATCGTCGGCCACCGGTGCCCCGATGTACGCCGCCTTTCCACAGCCCCTCTATCCGAATATGCTTCCCTTCGCTAGTCCGCTAGCTGCCCATCCACACTCGTCGACGGTCGCGGCCACAGCAGCCGTCAACTCGATGCTTCCCACTGCCGCTCCATTCCACCATGCTCATGCTGCACCGCAATCGTCAGCATcgggccatcaccaccatcatccgcataaccagcatcatcagcagcaacatcaccagcaaccacaacatcaACCTTCCCATCCACATCATACACAGATTCACTCGCATTCTCACCCAGCTGGGGGTGCAGGACACGAGCCATCCGTCGTCGGCCAGGGACAACACTATGCCCACACGAACGGACCGAAcacttctggtggtggtggtggtggtggtggtggaagtaacagtagcagtagcagcgctagtagcagcagcagccacggtaGCAACAACGGGACCGCGAACGCACAGACCCCCCAGTCGACTCCGAGTACACCGCTCTCGCTGCCGATGCCACTGTCGGCGCATCACGGTGGAAAGGGAGGTGGTGTGCCGTTGTTTCCGACGCCACCGATGGTACCGCACGGTTCTGGAGGAGGAGGCTACAGCGTAacagctagcagcagcagcagcagcgccgccCATCACCATTACGGTGGGCAGCTGGTGGAAGAGCGCAAAAATGGGCCGAATGGCCCCGGTGGTTATCAGGGCAAAGGGAGACCACCGAATGCCGTCAGTTCATCGGGGGGCAGCTACTTCAACTACAGCTCCACCGCAGGGACCGGCGTTCGACAGATGACACCGAACGGACCGGGAAGCGGCGGTGCGAGCACCTATCAGCCAAGCAACAAAGGCAGCTATCCGGCGAATACAGGGAACAATaacgttggtggtggtggtggtgggccaaCGGGGGCGACGGGGGGACCGTTGATACTAGggcctccaccaccgggcaAGGCATCCGGTAACCGTCATCCGTCCGAGTCCGGCGGTTGCGGTGCACCGACCACCAGTAAACCTCCGCTGATACCGACGCtaccgacgatggtggccaccaacacgGTGCCACCGTCggcgaccggtggtgctgggatGGGTGACGGTAAATCGCGCCTGAATCGATCATCGAAACCGCCGAATCTGGATCTGAAGCGTGGTTTTAGCACATCGAACAACAGCTACCACCACGTGGTGAACAGTCGGAACACGCCGAGCACGAACTCGAACGAAAGTAACGGTTCACCGAACAGTattacgtcgtcgtcggtgcacGAGCCTGGCCATCCGACCGGGGGTCCGattccaccaccggccgcccatcatcatcatcaacaacatccgcaccatcatcatcagggtgCGCACGGCGCCAGTGGCAACCATCCGTCGACTCCAACGACTCACGGTGGtcaccatggtggtggtggtggtggtggccattctgTGGTTCCTAGTGGTccacaccagaaccaccatcatccacagcacccgcagcatcatcatggtaACATAAGCACtagccagcaacaacagcagccgcagcagcagcagcaactgcaacatcatcatcatcatgcagctggtggtggtggtggtggtggtggtggtggtagtggagcTGCGACCACTCATTACTATACTGCCGGTCCACCGGGCAGTGGtcaaccgttggccaccacaGGACCACACGGACAGGCATCCTACTACacacccggtggtggtgcgcacaCGCAACGAGGAGGCAGTGTTGGGAGCAATAATGGAAACCCTGGCACTACTAGCACCGTAGGAGGTACGAATGGAGGCAATAGCGGGGGTGGCAATGGAGGGCATGGTGCGCACCATACGCACGCTATGACTGCAACGGCGGCCACCGTAATGCACAAcacggcagtagcagcagcggccgctgcagtCGAACCGTACCATCAGCAGCTGATCCCGATCAACGCTGCCACTGGGATGTCGTACGTCAAGATCGGCCACTCGTACTTT cCCTCGCTAGCGCTACCCCAGAGTCGCCGATCGCCACCAAACGAAATACGTCCTCTGGCCGGTGTCTACCCAACGATGAACATGGTTATGCCAG CATCAGCACGACAATTCACACCGCGCCCGCAGCACAACAGTGGCTACGGTGGCAACAAGGCCACGAAAACGCTTCGGTAA